In the Schaalia hyovaginalis genome, ACGCAGATCGCTCAAGCGGTCCTCACCGGGATCGGCGGTCCGGGCAACATCACGAGCCTCACGCACTGCGCGACCCGACTCCGCTTCGAACTCGTCGACGCCTCGAAAGTCGACGCCGACGCCCTTGACGCCACCGAGGGCGTCCTCGGGGTCGTCCCCCAATCCGGCGACCGCTACCAGGTCGTCATCGGCGGCGGCGTCGCCGGCGTCTACGCCGCAATACACTCCCTTCCTGGCATGAGGCAGGCCGCAGTCCTCACCGACGCCGAGGTGAAAGCCCAAGCCCGCTCAAAGGCCCGCGGCAGGTTCGCCTGGCTCGACTCCTTCTTCGAATACCTCTCCGACTCCTTCCGCCCGATCCTCGGAGTGCTCCTCGGCGCCTCCCTCATCATCGCCTTCGCCGCCGTCCTCGACGCCCTTGAACTCGTCGACTTCCGCGCCGCCGACAAAGCCGCCTCCTGGGTCTTCGTCGACGCCCTGTGGCGCGCCGTCTTCTACTTCCTCCCGATCATGGTCGCCTACAACGCGGCGAAGAAACTCGAGATCGACCCCTGGCTCGGCGCGACCATCATGGGCGCGCTCCTCACGCCGGAATTCCTCTCCCTCTCGAACACCGAACGCTTCCCCGACCTCAGCTGTACGACGAACGAGCTCCTGGGAACCCAGGACTGCACGGCCCGCATCTTCGGCCTGCCGCTCCAGCTTAACGACTACGGCGGCAACGTCTTCGTCCCGCTCATCATGGTCGCCGTCCTCGCCCTCGTCTACAAGGGGCTCAAGCGGCTCATCCCCGAGAATCTCCAGATGGTCTTCGTCCCCTTCATCTCGATGGCCGTCATGACCCCCGTCACCGCCTTCCTCATCGGTCCGATGGGCGTGTGGCTCGGCAACGGCCTCGGCGTCGGCCTCGCGTGGATGAACGGCCACGCCCCCTTCGTCTTCGCGCTCATCATCCCGATGGTCTACCCCTTCCTCGTCCCGCTCGGACTCCACTGGCCGCTCAATGCGCTCATGCTCGTCAACATCCAGACCCTCGGCTACGACTTCATCCAGGGCCCCATGGGCGCATGGAACTTCGCCTGCTTCGGCGCGACCGCCGGCGTCCTCTTCCTCTCCATGCGCGACAGGGACGTCCAG is a window encoding:
- a CDS encoding glucose PTS transporter subunit IIA, with translation MSTDTQIAQAVLTGIGGPGNITSLTHCATRLRFELVDASKVDADALDATEGVLGVVPQSGDRYQVVIGGGVAGVYAAIHSLPGMRQAAVLTDAEVKAQARSKARGRFAWLDSFFEYLSDSFRPILGVLLGASLIIAFAAVLDALELVDFRAADKAASWVFVDALWRAVFYFLPIMVAYNAAKKLEIDPWLGATIMGALLTPEFLSLSNTERFPDLSCTTNELLGTQDCTARIFGLPLQLNDYGGNVFVPLIMVAVLALVYKGLKRLIPENLQMVFVPFISMAVMTPVTAFLIGPMGVWLGNGLGVGLAWMNGHAPFVFALIIPMVYPFLVPLGLHWPLNALMLVNIQTLGYDFIQGPMGAWNFACFGATAGVLFLSMRDRDVQMRQTATGALAAGLLGGISEPSLYGIHLRFKRIYPLMLIGCFAGGLAIAILGLPSGGVTTGAFAFTSLLTISVFDPMWVYAIAIGVAFFTAFALVAIFDYRTAEQKAPAAALSTSAPAAAAVAEDEGGAGAPEEAEPLEPTTALLAPVPGRVISLAESGDKVFASGALGAGVAIVPSSGTIVAPVSGVLATVAKTGHAFGIKTADGVEILVHVGIDTVQMDGDGFDVKVVKKQEVFAGEVLVEVDLAKIEQAGYATTTLMTVTNTKAMRTVTPLVGSTVEACDPVIDIQR